The following are encoded together in the Thermosipho atlanticus DSM 15807 genome:
- a CDS encoding RluA family pseudouridine synthase: MGWRLDKYVQEKAPDWISRTFIQKAIKKGEVRVNNEVKKPSYKLKLGDIVALNLPERPKTVEILPENIPLKILYEDKDIIVVNKDPGIIVHPTPSISSGTLVNALMYHCKDLQGISGELRPGIVHRLDKDTSGVIVVAKNDKAHQSLSQQFKDRVTEKVYAAIVHGIIKKDYGTIEVSLARNPVVRTKMAPLEWGKNALTYYKVLKRFGIGTLVLVFPKTGRTHQIRVHMKYIGHPLLGDELYGKGQKDAVYGAKRQMLHALKLSFFHPTTKEKMTFVAPLPEDFKNVLRILSEIKNK; encoded by the coding sequence GTGGGATGGAGATTAGACAAGTACGTTCAGGAGAAAGCTCCGGATTGGATCTCGAGGACATTTATACAGAAAGCGATAAAGAAAGGCGAAGTCAGAGTTAATAATGAAGTAAAAAAACCAAGTTATAAACTAAAACTTGGTGATATTGTTGCTTTAAATTTACCTGAAAGACCAAAAACTGTTGAAATTTTGCCAGAAAATATACCATTAAAAATTCTCTATGAAGATAAAGATATTATAGTTGTAAATAAAGATCCGGGAATAATTGTTCATCCAACTCCTTCTATATCTTCTGGAACACTGGTTAATGCTTTAATGTATCATTGTAAAGATTTACAAGGAATAAGTGGAGAACTAAGACCAGGTATTGTTCACAGATTAGATAAAGATACAAGTGGTGTGATTGTAGTTGCCAAAAATGATAAAGCACATCAAAGTCTATCCCAACAATTCAAAGATAGAGTTACCGAAAAAGTATATGCTGCAATTGTACATGGTATTATAAAAAAAGATTATGGGACCATTGAAGTATCGCTTGCAAGGAATCCTGTAGTTAGAACAAAAATGGCTCCTCTTGAATGGGGAAAAAATGCATTAACTTATTACAAAGTTTTAAAACGTTTTGGTATAGGGACTTTAGTTCTAGTTTTTCCAAAAACAGGAAGAACCCACCAAATAAGAGTTCACATGAAGTATATTGGTCATCCTTTGCTAGGTGATGAGTTGTATGGAAAAGGTCAAAAAGATGCCGTATATGGGGCAAAAAGACAAATGCTTCATGCATTGAAACTCTCCTTCTTTCATCCTACAACAAAAGAAAAGATGACCTTCGTTGCTCCCCTCCCGGAAGATTTTAAAAATGTCCTTCGAATCTTGTCTGAAATCAAAAATAAATAA
- the glnA gene encoding type I glutamate--ammonia ligase has protein sequence MEKSEIFEIVRKEGIRFIRLQFSDINGTLKNVEIPVNDLERAIDRGIMFDGSSIEGFVRIDESDMYLKPDVSTFAILPWTLEGQKSARLICDVLKADGTPFEGDPRYRLKRVMEKAKDMGYVPHTGPEVEFFLIPRKNGKTVFEFLDVGGYFDLLPVDVAENLRSEVAVMLEEMRIDVEATHHEVAPSQHEVDFRYSNALISADAVQTVKLVIKTLAVNNNLHATFMPKPFFGVNGSGMHIHMSLFSRDLQKNVFYDEVKEDISNDMRYFIGGIIKHARAVTAITNPTVNSYKRLVPGYEAPVNIAWSLGNRSALIRVPMARGMGTRLEYRAPDPSCNPYLAFAVLIAAGLDGIENKIEPPKPVDKNIYKMDEKERDNYDIKTLPKNLEEALKEAERDPLIKEVLGEHIFNKFMELKWKEWEEFSIYVTDWERNKYENL, from the coding sequence ATGGAAAAATCGGAAATTTTCGAAATTGTTAGGAAAGAGGGTATTAGATTTATAAGGCTTCAATTTTCAGACATCAATGGAACTTTAAAAAATGTAGAAATTCCCGTTAATGATTTAGAAAGAGCAATTGATAGAGGAATAATGTTTGATGGTTCTTCGATCGAAGGGTTTGTAAGAATTGATGAATCAGACATGTATTTGAAACCAGATGTTTCAACTTTTGCTATTTTACCCTGGACTCTAGAAGGTCAGAAGAGTGCCAGATTAATATGTGATGTACTAAAAGCCGATGGAACACCTTTTGAAGGGGACCCACGATATAGATTAAAGAGGGTAATGGAAAAGGCTAAAGATATGGGATATGTTCCTCATACAGGCCCAGAAGTGGAGTTTTTTCTCATCCCAAGAAAAAACGGGAAAACCGTATTTGAATTTCTAGATGTAGGAGGTTATTTTGATTTGTTACCAGTTGATGTTGCTGAAAATTTAAGGAGTGAAGTAGCGGTAATGCTTGAAGAGATGAGAATAGATGTAGAAGCAACTCATCATGAAGTTGCTCCTTCACAACACGAAGTAGATTTTAGATATAGTAATGCTCTTATTTCAGCGGATGCTGTCCAAACAGTCAAACTTGTGATAAAAACACTGGCTGTAAATAACAATCTTCATGCTACTTTTATGCCAAAACCATTTTTTGGTGTGAACGGGAGTGGTATGCATATTCATATGAGTTTATTTTCAAGGGATTTGCAAAAAAATGTTTTTTATGATGAAGTAAAAGAAGATATTTCAAATGATATGAGATATTTTATTGGCGGAATAATAAAACATGCAAGGGCAGTTACTGCGATAACTAATCCAACTGTGAATAGTTACAAGAGACTCGTTCCCGGTTATGAAGCCCCTGTAAATATCGCGTGGTCTCTTGGAAATCGTTCAGCTTTAATAAGAGTACCTATGGCTCGTGGTATGGGCACAAGGTTGGAATATCGAGCCCCTGATCCATCTTGTAATCCTTATTTGGCCTTTGCAGTTTTAATTGCCGCGGGTTTAGATGGAATAGAAAACAAGATTGAACCACCAAAACCTGTTGACAAAAATATTTATAAGATGGATGAAAAAGAAAGAGATAACTATGATATTAAAACTCTTCCAAAAAATTTAGAAGAAGCCCTGAAAGAGGCAGAGAGAGATCCTTTAATTAAGGAAGTTTTGGGAGAACATATTTTCAATAAGTTCATGGAACTAAAGTGGAAAGAATGGGAGGAATTTTCTATATATGTAACTGATTGGGAACGAAATAAATATGAAAATCTATAA